The DNA window acctgattataataacttacccaaatGTTTAAACTTCGTagagtttcctattcgccctggtagaataggtggcaactctaaaatctaaaatttttagggcaggttgctacatcatcatttaatttggcTATATTTCAAAAACTTGGATATTGAATTTTAAGACTTCCAAGTACAAAATTCTGGTCCAAATATTTCAAATGGACGAAAAGAATCTTCTAAGAGAAGATAAAAGAGGGAAAATTTATTGTAATTCAGATATTACAAAAAAATTCTTTTTCCCTTTCGAAGTCATACATTCAAAGCCGAAATTAGTAGAGGCATATAGGAGAAGAAACACATCCTGGGGAAAAAGATCAGGATCCTCAGAATCCTCACAAGATAATCCTTTAATTGGGTAAATTTCAAAAAGGATACGTCACCGATGACGTAAAATTTGGAGAAATTATTGCCGACAAGAAAAAGGCTGAAAAAGACAGTTATTAAGGGAACAGTTACTTGACCCTCCCAAGATATGAAAGGGTAATCCTGACACACAAGGCTATGAAAGAGGGCCTATCCCTTTCAAATTTTATCATGTACATTATTAATAGGTAAAGTTAGGTAAAGTTGTTTTGTTTGTAGTAGAGTAAATAGTGCTTTAGATAAGGTTAGAAAATAGTACCTTATCTTTTCGtaatgtaaaaataataaagTATTGTTCTCTAGAGACTTCCTCTTCACCTATAAAAGGAAGCTCTcatcatgtttttaaatatacTTATCACTCTTCATATGCAATCAAATATAATCTATGAAGTCCCACGGTTGGGATGAAACCATGAAAAAGTTGGCAAGCCTATCGTAGCAGGTGAACGTTACAGATCGATTGTGTTAGATTCTTTCTATTCAATGAATTATTGAACCTCGAGGAGTAGTTGCTAACTAGGATGTTTAATTTTCTAGTGCGTACCGCATTATACAAATACAAAGAAGAACTGTTGCTACTAAGGGATTAAGCATGATAGAGTAATGGTGATAAGTGGATTATGGAAATAGTGGGAATTAGAGGATTTGAAGAAGTATGTGTGACTATGTCTTTTTCACTTAGAGGGCATGTATTGAATTTGGGCAAAGAGTGTAAATACAAAAATTATACATTTCTGTGGATTTTGGCATTAGTCAATATGATCAATATCGAAGGAGGGATCGAGTAAGAAGTCCTTGTGGGACGGTGCAAGTAAACATGGAAATAGTCATCCTAAACATCTGGGATTTGGAGGTCAAGACCAAAGGACTTAATAAGCACATGTATGACTCGATATGGAATAATATGGAATGAAGCTTAAACATCGTCATTAGAGGGGAAACTGTAGCAGGAATTCCTTGGATTGGTAGTGACTCAAGAAACAAGGGAAATGAATGGGAACCAATGTCATGTATTGGATAAGTGATGAGCTTGGAAGAGATTGAAGATCATGGATGACCAAGTAGAGAAGAGTGCGGTGAATTCTAAATTTATGAAGAAGTAAAGGTTGCTGAAAATGATCAATTCCAGGGTATAGCAAATTGGCGCATCAGAAGAGGTGTTGTATCTAAGAAATCATTCACACTCTTGCTAGAAGGAGATATGAGGAGTTGTCATCCTGTTGATTGAAAGGAATTCGAGGGCGATTTCGATTTAAGGGGGGAGAGTGTAATACCCCAAGTTGTATAAGCAAAAGTATGAAAGGCCAAGAGACAAATATCTACCATATGAACATAATGGAAATTAGGGAGAGATTAATATAGCAATCATGTGAAGGGAATTTTAGTAAATTGGATTAAGGATTGAGGGCATTATGGTTATTACCAATGTTATATGAGATacataaggggctgtttggataCAAAGACTTCATTAATTGGTCAAAATTAGGAGAATAGAGAGAAAGAAGTGGAAAGAAAAGTGAGTGGGAGAGAAATAAGGAAAAGGTGGATTCAAGTTACACCCTTGAATTTCATATGCAAAGCTTCACCATTTTTAGAAGGAGAACAAGGATCAAGTAGGAGGACCATTGTCATCATCCCCATTCTCATCATCAATTTCATAACATTCATCAATGGTGGAAAGCTTGGACAAAGTGGAGTTAGGGTTTGAAGATCAAGAATTGGCGAGTGTTCAAAGAGATTGTGGAAGTGTGCAAATTCAGATTCCTTGACTAGCCTCCACTAAACAGGTGATAACATTCTCTTTTTAACTCGTATTGCCgtgatttttgattttttagaATCTACACGAAATTCCTTTCAGTTTGGACACTTATTTCGTTAGATGGATGTTTCTTATGAGGTCAGAATGTGCTTTTAAAGATGGAGGTCAGATGCAGAGTTATGCAGAAAAACTGCATACAGGTTCTTGGGCTTTGGAGCGGCATAAGTGATTGGAAGCGAAATCGGAACGTCATACCAAGTGGATTCCATTAGTTAGTACTTGGGTAGAATTGGTGCAGGAAAATGAATTATGGGATTTAGGCTTTGTTAGTAATTCTTGTGATTTCATGATGGTAAAAATAACATGTCTAGATTGTAGTTCTGTTATGTCTGTGCTATGATCTGATCTTGCATGTTGATTATGATTCATGAAATTACTTGTTTTGGATTGTATCACATGCTTTGTTGCTTTTCATGGTTATGCGAATCATGATGGAATATAAATACAATTGAAAGTTATACATGAACAAGTGAATCTTTATGTGTGTAAAATTTGAAATGGTATGTTCAAATTCATGGTGTTGTATGATTAAATTCATGGTTCTATTGTTATGAACTGAGTAAGTTATGATTGAGAACTTGAACCCTTGTTAGAATGCATTTGGAACTGGTTTTTTTGCCAGAAAAACTATCATTTTTCAGTTTGTTacaggtgcaaatcgattgctccGGCATAAAATTGGGTTTTGGGCAAAACTGACATATGCAAATCGATTTTCATTTGGTGCAAATCGATTTTTACCTGACTGAAAGTGACTTTTGTTGTTTCGACTATAACTTGGGTTTCATAAGTCGGATTGTGACGTGGTttgaggcattggaaagctaacattTAGGGTTACGAGATTCCTAAGCTTCCACAACTTTATTACACTCCTAAGTAATAATGATAACACCATGTGTATGTTCATGTGTTTTGTTGATAAGAATAACACTTGGTGAGGTGAACCTTAAAATGCTTAATTAAGAGTAATTATCGAAAGTAAGAAATCATTTCCTTTTCCCCCCAAAGAGGAAACTTTTGAAGTCTTGTAATCCTTAGTATAATGAGTATAAGGAATGTTAATTCAGAGATTGGACAAAGAGAATGGAGCTTTTGACAAAGGACAATGTGAGTGTGATATAATTGCTTATGTATGAAGCTATTTTCCGTGGACATGATCCCGAGACGAACCCCACTTCATACTGATAGGTTATTCATTCATTAATTTGTTCTCAAAGATGGACGTTGCTCTATAGTTCAGGAGCTATTTCTTagggatgaactcccggggatgGTCACCATCTAACTCTTTTGTCGTTTCCCTCACAAAGGGATGTCTATGTGTGACTCGGACCCTGGGATATTGGACTAGTTGTGTCATTGGGTTGACTCAATGGTTAAATCCATGTATCTCATTGGTTCCTTATACATTTAATATGGATAGAAGTGAGACTTTTCCCTTGGGTGAATTAAAGGTACTTCTGACCCGATTTTATATGATACTTGCTACATAGAGTTTTAGGTCTAGTAACATTGTAGGTCTGAGTGAACCCATAAGATATGGGAATTCACTGGGATATAGTAATCTTatcccattcatcttattatttttttccaattGTAATGAAAGATCGAGGTTTTGCTTGAAGCTTTGGATCATGAGCTCCGTGACTAGAATGGTTGGAGTCCACACTTGATATAAGAAAATGATATATGTATTATATCGTATTTAATCTTTTgcaattgaattttaaaatcaaattttaagaatgacaacCAGCTTctcatcaaattattttttattctaaattgtacgaaaaaaatactataacatttaattttttaaataaaaaaaatattaaattattttaaacacattatattgaaaaaaataataaatatatattcttttcttgtttaatataattaaaaataaaataaaataattattctttaaGGTTTATGTAGGGCTGACAAAACGGGCCGGCCCGCACACCCTTCATAAAATGACGGGTTGGAATGGTATTTTAGCCTCGTCGTCCACTGAAGCCCGCCCGTCAAAACCCGTATCCTGCCAATGCTCGCCCCACCAAAACCTTCCGCCCATCAAAACCCACCTCGCCTATTCGTTCAGCCTATCGCGCCTTACGTCCGccttttttaattaattgtaatAATTCTAAATTTTGATGGTTTAGTTTATAGATTTGTTTGAGAATATATATATTATGTAAAATTTGTTAcaaagatgctttataaaaaaaatttctaaaaagtAAGTAAAAATTTTAATCGAATGATAACAAAtgtctattaatctattaaaaataacagataaatttataaaaaaattggcgGACAGGTCCGTCATCCGCCAACTCTGACAGAGCGGGCTTGATTTTTAGACCCATTTTGACTTGGCGTGCTTGTCTGCTCTACTCTTTTTTTTGGCACACTTTAAAGTAGGGCAAAACGAGACgggcgacccgttttgccacccataagtttatatatatatatatatatatatatatatatgaggaaggttatattgactccaagagtaagttataataacttactccacatcttgaccattaatttttttcaatctaatggttaaaaataataaggaatagttttctctttccacatttaatgacttattatttttaactattagattgaaaagaattaatggtcaagatgtggagtaagttattataacttactcttggagtcaatataaccctcatctatatatatatatatatatatatatatatatatatatatatatatatatatatatatatatatatatatatatatatatatatatatatatatatatatatatatatatatatatatatatatatatatatatatatatatatatatatatatatatatatatatatatatatatatatatatatatatatataagtatttgTTAATTTAATATATTGTCCCGATTTGAATTCTTTAAATGAtctcatataaaaaaatagtGATTATGTGGCACAAATTTAAATGAAGTGAAAGTTTGtgcttttaatttaatatattataaataaatacatcAAAATAATTAGTTAACTTAGAGTCATCTAGCACTTGGAATCATTATTATACCAAAAAAAAGGCAAATTTGTTAGAGTCATCTAGCACTTGGAATCATTCTTTCCCCTTCCTTTAATTTCTCTATGTTAAaacggtttttttttttaaaattaattaaagattaaaatatgaatttaattgaaatatactAACTGTCTAAAAAATATTATACTGTCAACGAATCATAACtctaaatttttataaatatatggcTTTTTTTTAatcacatataaaataatatataaaataatatttgtgatACACTGGTCGTGTAAAAcgttttataataataacaaaatgtatataataattattatcttaaaatatatcttttatttCATGATCAAATCATGGACACATCTGATGAGTGGGTGTGGCCTACTAAAACACAACGTATACACCTCTTTTTCTCACTTTTTCTTTAATCGGAGTGAGACCCACTTAAGAGGTCACGTTTAGTTGATGGAGCAAGCAATTGCGCAAGTCTATATCAACAAAATAAGTTTTTGTTTAAAAGTAAGTATCtaacattaaataaaattttttttatttaatgttgaaCACTATAAATAATCCCTATATCCAATCTTATTATATTGAGTGACAGCTTATCTTTGCAATAAGTATGTTATTTTATCAAACAAGCCTAGCACATGTCATCTTAGAAAATTGGACAAAACAATAAAATTATACATTAAAGGAAAAAAGTCAGAAAAGAAAAACAGGTTGATAATGTGAGATTGAAgggagaaaaaaaaaagtgagaaaatGGTGAGCGAAGGAGCAATTGTAACAGCAGCAATGGTTACAGTTCAGTTCCTCGAAATGGGTGGTAACACTCTTATCAAAGCAGCCACCAACGATGGAATGAGTATttatgttttcactttttacTCAAACCTTCTTGCTCTATGTTTCCTTCTACCATCCACTCTTTTCTACCACAGAAAAAGACCTCCTCCTCCAATTTCaacatcaattttctgcagaatgtTTCTTCTTAGTTGCCTAAGGTATGAACAAACAAAGTAAGCAACAAATTAATATAGTATATGGGAAAATTTGATATTGTTGGATTGATCATGAGCAACATGTGTGTGTAGTACTTCAGTGCAGATTTTGATGAACACTGGAATTAGATACAGCTCTCCCACCTTGTCATCTGCTATGGTTGACCTTGTCCCAGCTTTTACTTTCATACTTGCTGTAATTTCAAGGTTTgtcttttaaatttatatatatatatatatatatatatatatatatatatatatatatatatatatatatatatatatattcaatgttCAATGAAAACATTTACAGTGTGTTTGTTTGAAGAGAAAAACAGAAGAGAGACGTTGAATATAGAGAATAAGGGAAGAGGTGTCACATCAAAGCTGTTTGGAGATGAAAGAAATAGGGAAGAGAGATTAAAATATGGTGGGACCCACCGATTTTTCATATCCCCTTAAAAGAGCGAAGAAAGAGGCGAGAGAATGAGTGATTTTATAACTTGTCATATTTGCCAATTCTTCATTCTTATATTTCtacttctatttaaaataaaaataaaacataaaatatctTTATATCTTCATTGCATTTATGATTTTGGGTTGGTATAGAATACTGTAGAAACATAAATTTTACTGTTTAATTACTGAAAAATTAGTTGTCTTATTCTTTTTCCATACAATTTAATTTTACTTCTTtgcatataaataaaaattgagcGTAAAGAATaatacaatttaaaaataatattttagtattaatttgaaaataatattttatttaattttatattatagttGGATAAGTTTTTCTATTTCTATATTAATCTTAATCTTAAGAAACATTAAAGTTAAAAttctttgaaataaaaaatcttatattttatattttaataaaaaaatattattttactatttgtaaaaaataatatatattaatataaacataattatatattcataattttaataaaacatatttatattaaaatattaaacttaAGGACGTTTTTGTCTTTTTAAAAACCAAACatacttctttctcttctctttcttttataCCAATCAATACCTTAAATTTACTCTATTTCTCACCTATTTCTCTCTTCTTATactctttctcacttctttctctcttctcaatttcttctctcaaccaaacacacccttagtaaggaaatattggaataatattttaaaaacccaaaaaaaatatattattaggaAGATTGGTGGACTACGCCACTTTCACCACTTATTTATTAAAGGAATATAAAATGTTTCAAAGAGACAAAAGTTGTTCAGTGAGAGGACATTTTTCGGAAGAGATAATAATTCAAAATGACTAatcaagatttttttttattttattgaaacacTAAAGCCAACTAGGCAACACCGGAACCAACAGAAAGTGCACTATCAGGAAGGCACCCTAATCAACAGTTTAAATCAACATCTATTGCCATATTGGCCATGTGGTGAGCATCCACATTAAAAACACCTACACAAGTACATAACAGAAGCAAAATTAAAACTACTTAACAGAGTTCTACAGCCGTCACGATATGATCAAGATTAGCAACATCAAAAACGGAGTTTATACAATCCACTGCATTGAGAGAATCGAATTGAATGAGCACCTCTTCAAACTTCCAATCTTTCAACAAGTTGAGACACCACCTAATGGCCAACAACTCCGCTGTGGTCGAATCGCCGTATAAGGAACTTTCTTTTTGCGCAGGCTGCAATCACAATCTTTTGCTTTTGATCTTTGACTAAACAACCGAACATAATTCCTTCTCCTTCCAAAAAACCCGCGTCCACCTGGACTACCAACACTTCTTTGGAACTAGGCATCCTGGGAGTATCCTGACCCGAAGTCTCCACCCGACTAGATTGAAACTTTTCCTTACCAAATTTTGTTACACGGAGCCACTCATCTCCCGCCACTCTTGCAGGATCCACAACTTTTCTACCAAACAAAACATCATTTCTAGCTGTTTAGATTTTCCACAACAACATTTGAACACTAAGTTTCTCCTTTGCATTAATAACCGACACCAACCAGTCCATAACCGACACCTTTGACTTGAAGATTGGATTTTGTGGGAAGGAAATTCTTTGCAAGCCGCCACATAAAATTTCGGATTTTTGGTAAAACAAGGAGGTTTTGTTGACGGCCCCGGCTCCTTTGAAGATTTATGATGTTGAAGCAAGTGATACGCATACCGGACTGAATAGTCGCCATCCTTCTCGTAGTGCCAAATTTGAATGTCCTCCGGTAGTCTCCTCGAGAGGGGGATGCTCAAGATCTGATTTGCTTCCCTCAGGTTAAACATAGAGCGAACCTTATCAAAATCCCACATGCCCAAGTCTGAGTTTATCAGCTCACTCACACGCTCCAATGGAATTGTAGACGCAGCCGATGAAAGCAGTTTGAAACCCGGGCTGTCTGGAATCCAGTTGTTGCCCTTTATCCGCACTTGTTCGCCGTTACCAATCCTCCAGCGGGCACCATTTTCCACCAACTTTCTTGCACTAAGGATACTTTTCCAAGCATAGCTTGGATTATAAACCGAAGTGGCTATTAAAATGGAACTGTTCAGATAGTACCTTCCTTTTAGAAACTTGCTTAGCAACGAATTCTCCCCTTTAAGGAGTCTCCAGTATTGCTTCCCGAGCAAGCAGCAGTTGAAACCACGGAAGTCCAATCCTCCTTCTCGCTTTGCCCGTGCCAATTTGTCCCAACTTAACTAGTGTATTTTGCTCTTGCCTTCCTTTTCCCCCACCAAAATTTAGCAATCAAAGCCTCACTCTCATGACAAATACTTTCTGGAAGTTTGTAACAGCTCATGACATAATTGGAGATGGCCTGAGAAACCGCTTTTGTCTGGACTTCGTTGCCGACTCTCGAGAAAAACTTTTCTTTCCACCCCTTAACTTTCTTCCAAACCCGTTCTTTGACCAAGGCAAAAACTTCTTTTTTAGACCTTCCAAAGACCACCGATAAACCCAAATACTTAGCATGGTTCAACACTATCGTGACTCCCATCTCCTTTTGGATAGAACTTCTAACATTCTCTTCCACATTACAGCTGAAAGATGCTTCTGATTTATCTCAATTTACAACCTGGGCTGAACCTGTATGGTACCTTTGAAGGATGGAATGGGCTTTTTGAGCCTCCACCATGTTTGCTCTAGTAAACAGTAAGCTGTCGTCTGCAAGAAATAGGTGTGAAATGACTGGAGCATGCCTAGACACTTTTATACCATGAAGGCCTCCATTTGCAACTTCCTACTTTAACATCTCTGAAAAAACATTAGCAGAAAACATAAATAAGTAAGTTGAGAGCAGATCCCCTTGTGACTCGAGCCTATTCAGATTTTATTAGAGTAACTCATATGACTCGAGCCTATTcagattttaaataaataagattATACATAAATAAATTTGTCTTATGACTCGAGCCTATTCAGATTTTATTAGAGTAACTCATAGTTTTGATCTCTCTTTCTCACACACACAACACTTTCCTAGGTGTACATGTATTCAAAAGAAGTTGGTGCATCAAAGGCCCTGCACATCAATCAGAATTTAGTGACGCTCTAGAAATTTTGTCTAGAATTGCATAGAAAGCGTCTCTCACTTCCACATTCGCAAATGTGAGTTTATCAAAAGTACTAGTGAACCTAGGTAATTCACTCCACATAATGTGTATATCTCATCATGAGTTTCTATTATCTCCTTCTCTCATTACTTCAAGAATCATGTCTCTTTTGAGCTTTCATAACACGTTCATCTTATATTGGTTTACAACTAATTATTTTCTTCGTTCCTTAATATAAGAAATAATTCATTTATTATATTCAtagaataatcaatgtatctagtctataaactgaccaaatacattgattatttaatgaacctaaaaaatgatttgtctcttatataaaggaacGAAAGTAGTATTACTTATTGACCTTATTTTTTGGGATCTTCAGCCATTTAGGTAGGTTTCCCATCATGAGTATTCAAAGTTGTAAAATTGTCTTTGATAGCGACATTCTTCATGTCAAATAACTTGTCTATATGACATCTACTTCTTTCAAGTGGCACATATACtctcaattcaagagtttacaattAATATATGGTTTTACATTAAATATCGACCTCTTGCGCGTAAAATCATACAAGTTAATTGTTGATTTTCTAATCATAACGAAATTAAGTGTAACACAGATGAAATTTCAACAGAAAATCCTGGAATATCAAATTGTGCAGGCATATTTAGGAATAATTTAGGAGCATTCTTAAGAGATTTCTCAACTAATATTGGATCTTGCACCTCCTTTCAAGCTAAATTACACGAAATCATGTTTGCTATCAGATATGCTAATAAGAGGAATTGTAGAAATCTTTGACTTGAAACTGACTCAATCCTTGTCATTCGTCCATTTTCTAATGTGAATATTATCTCATggtatcttttaattaaatagaagAATATTTTAAACATTATTTATTCTTTTAGATTCAAGATATCTCACATTTTCAGAAAAAGAAATGCATATGTATGTAGAATAATGAATTCTGGCTTTCTTTTTGTTGATTATGACACTTGTGAAATTCACTTCTTATTTGTgcttttgaaatatttttaggTATAGGTTGGACATGTCAGACTATCGTTTTTGCTAGCTATTTGATTAGTTAGATTTTATATCtctcattctttttattttttcctttttattcaaTAATCCacctttataaaaatttattaaaaaaaacgatTAATAATTTGGAAAAAAGATTTGAAGTTTATGAGTTTCTGAtgatcaaaatatatttaatctttCAGGATGGAAAATCTAAATTTAAAACAACATAGCAGCCAAGCTAAAATTATTGGTACAATTGTGTCTATAGCAGGGGCATTAACTGTTACTTTATATAAAGGGATACCATTGATTAGTGAtggttttaaaaatataaaaatgggAGCAAGTGATATGTATCTGACAGGGCATCCAGAATGGATACTTGGTGCTTTTCTTCTTGCAACTGCTAGCTTTTGCCTTTCTGTTTTATTTATTGTTCAggtaattaaataattttgactATTCCTACTACTGATATTGCATTCCCTCTAATTACTTTTCATGtttataaaatacattaattattcaggatatttaaatttttttatttatataataataacttgaaattatttaaataaaaaataaaagattgtAAATTAAACTTATGTTTGTATTATTATGGTTGAATCAATCATACAAtgcatatatttaaatattatattccaCAAAGtgataaatttataatttgttttaCATAACTTATCCTCATAAAATCGGTTTGTATGATGATGGGTGACAATCTATATAAACATGTACGAATATAATTTTATTAGATCTCTAAGAAGGGATAGTCCTTCAAAAAGAGGGAAGGCTAGGTGCCAGGGGCGAGTGGTGAGCTACCCGGAAAAGCCATGGGCCGCTCAAAGAAGTCATATGGTCTCCTAAAGGGGGCTCAAAGCCGCCTCGAACGGGCCCCCACTGTCCACTCGTCCAGTAAATAGGAGTGGTGAAGTGTACCCATAATGACTAATGTGCCATTCATGCATATTGGTATCCTTCTGAATTCATTTATGTGAGATTATTCATCCACAAACCTTCTTATTAGACCAACTATAAAGAATATGACAAGCCTTAAATTTCAAAGGCACCTTAGTGATCAAAAAATTGCTTGAATGTTGTCGAGTCCACTTTGTCTTCTTTATTTCTCTTCTCAAGTTTGAGGCTTGCTTCAATTGGCCTTATTAAGGCCATACTAAGCCTTATGAAGTAGTCACACCACTGTGTCAATCCTTTTGATCACAAATCCAAGAACTTGTGCAACAAACACTACTTCTTCAATTGGACCATAAATGCGTCACTGATCCTTAAAATGCTAACTAAACCATAGATGCTAGAACCGAGTTATCTTCTTTTTCATTAATATTTGTTTAGAAGGTTCTATTATCACATTTATTCTGAAAGttatctaatttttatttttccatCTATATACAGACTTGGATTATCAGAGATTATCCAGAAGAATTAGTGGTAACAACCATTTGTTGCAGTTTGGTGGTAATCCTATCAGCAATTGTAGCTTTCATTGCAGAGGGAAATTCTAGAGTTTGGATACTGAAACCTGATAAGGAGTTACTAACTATATTTTATTCAGTAAGTATACAATTTATAGTTgtcaaaaaattttaaaatagtatgtgcaaaatattttacatataattttatttttttggttgttTGATTTATAGGCAATATTTGTGGTGTCAATGAGGAGTGTTGTATATGCATGGGCATTCCGTAAGAAAGGACCAATATATGTAGCTATGTTCAATCCTTTAGGAATGGTCATTGCACTTGCTATGGGACTAATATTTTTGGGAGACAATCTTTATCTTGGAAGGTGAATTTATACATCTAATTAGAGAAtaaaaaatttgtgaaaaataatttaattaatgttttcaTTCAAGACTgggtttttttgtttaaaaattggttttacttatttattttggcAGCATGATTGGAGCTGCTATAATAGCCATTGGATTTTATGCTGTGATGTGGGCACAAGCTCAAGAGGAACACAAAACATGTCAAAATAATATTTCCACATCCTCTTTGGCCCCTCTTTTGTCTGATTGATTTTATAATAAGTGTAATTTGCTATTGtttcattattaaaaaaaaggaagaagattctTTCATTGATATTGTAGTCAACTTTTTTTACTTTACTTAATCGTAActagggtgtgtttgtttgattggttaaatttacaattttgagaatgttatttttaaaaatgttattgTTGAGAAATTCTCATCAATTTATTTGACAAGTTATTAAGGTTTCtatgaatattttaaaattttattttatttatagttttaaaatgttaaaaataaatacaaaaaatgtTAAAAGTAATATATAATTGAGTAGTTATTGGtggttatttaaataatatataccaATTATATTTAGGgatggcaaaacgggtcgtggtTCGCCGGGCCGACCCACGCATCCGACTTAGAATGGCAAATTAGGTTAGGATTTTGGATCTGCCGTCCACAAAAGTCTGCCCCGTTGTTCGCCAAAATCTGCCGTCTGCCAAAGCCCGCCCCACCTATTCGTTCAGGATGTTCCGTCTTAAGTCCgtcattttttagttaat is part of the Vicia villosa cultivar HV-30 ecotype Madison, WI linkage group LG2, Vvil1.0, whole genome shotgun sequence genome and encodes:
- the LOC131650877 gene encoding WAT1-related protein At5g40230-like — encoded protein: MVSEGAIVTAAMVTVQFLEMGGNTLIKAATNDGMSIYVFTFYSNLLALCFLLPSTLFYHRKRPPPPISTSIFCRMFLLSCLSTSVQILMNTGIRYSSPTLSSAMVDLVPAFTFILAVISRMENLNLKQHSSQAKIIGTIVSIAGALTVTLYKGIPLISDGFKNIKMGASDMYLTGHPEWILGAFLLATASFCLSVLFIVQTWIIRDYPEELVVTTICCSLVVILSAIVAFIAEGNSRVWILKPDKELLTIFYSAIFVVSMRSVVYAWAFRKKGPIYVAMFNPLGMVIALAMGLIFLGDNLYLGSMIGAAIIAIGFYAVMWAQAQEEHKTCQNNISTSSLAPLLSD